A genome region from Bombus terrestris chromosome 10, iyBomTerr1.2, whole genome shotgun sequence includes the following:
- the LOC105666195 gene encoding uncharacterized protein CG45076-like, producing the protein MYIFYVLYIVLLTFEYFDCGRVHKIPVALNQREIRYADDPTCSRNPNNPNNSKKTPEKSSNIAQKAAQEAKAASEAQNIAGQQAARQVKTQLAEKAVQAAKAAEEALTGKKVVVDQLQEEVREAQSVVQEESSSLEQEQANVNAALQAARQSQDQLKTLTHAVQTAKANAANAQAAANGAQKTLRDKEELVDAAKRRVEELSNQLRAAKQELANTNRAAAKANAAANEAKANASRNKRRLENIRRMRIMKR; encoded by the exons ATGTACATCTTTTACGTTCTTTACATCG TACTGCTGACGTTCGAATATTTTGACTGTGGAAGGGTGCATAAGATTCCAGTTGCCTTA AACCAAAGGGAAATTCGTTACGCCGATGACCCAACTTGTTCGCGTAATCCGAACAATCCAAACAATTCGAAGAAAACTCCGGAGAAAAGTAGTAACATCGCGCAGAAGGCTGCACAGGAAGCTAAGGCTGCTTCGGAAGCGCAGAATATCGCTGGTCAGCAAGCCGCTCGTCAA GTAAAGACACAACTGGCCGAAAAAGCGGTACAGGCTGCAAAAGCAGCGGAGGAAGCGCTCACAGGCAAGAAAGTCGTAGTGGATCAGTTGCAAGAAGAAGTGAGAGAAGCGCAATCGGTTGTTCAAGAGGAATCCTCGTCCTTGGAACAGGAACAAGCTAATGTTAACGCAGCTTTACAAGCAGCGCGTCAGTCGCAAGATCAG TTAAAGACGCTGACGCACGCAGTACAAACGGCTAAGGCGAACGCGGCCAATGCCCAGGCTGCCGCGAATGGAGCTCAAAAAACTTTACGAGACAAGGAAGAATTGGTGGACGCGGCGAAACGGCGGGTCGAGGAACTGTCGAATCAGCTGAGAGCCGCTAAACAGGAACTCGCCAACACGAATCGAGCAGCTGCTAAAGCAAATGCCGCCGCTAACGAGGCGAAAGCCAACGCCAGTAGGAACAAAAGGCGACTGGAAAACATTCGGAGGATGAGGATCATGAAAAGGTAA